In Spodoptera frugiperda isolate SF20-4 chromosome 31, AGI-APGP_CSIRO_Sfru_2.0, whole genome shotgun sequence, the genomic window ATCACGCAAGGcaatataatacattatttcaGATGACTTCGTTTGGTGCCAGAGAGATTCGTGAGGGAAACTTTATGCCCACTTTTAAAGTCCAAGGGCAAGTTTATCACTTGATCGGTAACTTACTTCCAGCTGAAGGGGCACAACCCgaatttttacaaatatattttgtttctcaTGCCGATCAGGTATCCTTACGCTCAAATTTAAATCCAAGCTTGCAAGTCGATCTTATTGACGTTCTCCAAAGATATCTTCACGATCATAATACgtatattaaaagttttaaatacaatCTGGAAAATAGACCACCGAATGACTTCAAACTTATTATTCATGCTGATGTAAAACCTGCTAACGAGCATCGAGGTCGGTATAATGCGCCGATAGTAGATGAAGTAGCTGTTCTTTTAATAGATGAAGACAAAGGTCACCGAGATATTGTGTTGACTACGAGAGATGGTGGACTTCAACGAGTTTCTGAAACTCATAGGTCTTATGACCCACTTCAGTATCCCTTACTGTTTCCCTTTGGGAATGACGGATACTGTATAAATATTCCGCAGCAGAATACTGCTGCTAGATCTAAAACTGTATCGTGTATGCAATTCTATGCATTTAGACTAATGGTgagaataaatgtttttaacagCATACATTATTTCAAAGGATTATTCAACCAATATTGTGTTGATATGGCGGCTAAAATGATTTCTGAGAGGCTAGACTTCATCAAAAGAAATCAAAAGAAATTGAGAGCAGAAGAGTACATTCATTTAAGAGATGCCGTGGTTAATGATGCGAATATTAACGCTTCTAATGTTGGCCAGCATGTTATATTGCCGTCGTCATTTACAGGATCCCCCAGATACATGAACGAAAAAAGTCAAGATGCCATGACATATGTCAGGAAATTTGGAAGACCAGATCTCTTCATTACATTTACATGTAACTCCGAATGGCCGGAAATAAAAATTGAGTTATTACCCGATCAACATTCTTATGACAGACATGATTTAGTTACTAGAGTATtccatttaaaactaaaaaaaatgatagtcctactaacgaaaaaaaatatttttggaccATCCATAGCTTTTGTTTAtagcgtagaatggcaaaaaagaggtctaccacacgcccacattttattgtggttaGCTAACAAAATACAACCAGATTCCATAgatgcaataatatcggctgaaataCCTGACATACAACAAGATCCAATTCTGCATAatattgtcataaaaaatatgatacatGGTCCTTGCGGATTTTATAACCCTGCGTcgccatgtatgaaagaaaacatttgttccaaaaagtaccctaggaattttatttctgcaaCACAAACCGGGGATGACGGTTatccaacctataggcgcaggtctCCAGATAATGGTGGAAACACAGCATTGATTCGTGTCAAAGGTACAGAAGTGAACGTGGATAACAGGTGGGTTGTACCctataatccagtgctatcacgaatctTTAATGCACACATTAACGTAGAGTTTTGTCAATCGGTCAAAGCTATTAAGTACATCTGTAAGTATATTCATAAAGGTTCTGATCAAGCCACATTTTCGTTACAAAGTAATAACGATGAAGTAGAAAAATATCTAAATGGTCGCTATCTAAGTTCCTCTGAAGCGCTTTGGAGAATTTTCCAATTTCCTATTCATGAACGTTTTCCGGCAGTAGTTCATTTAGCAGTACATTTAGAAAATGGACAAAGAgtgtacttttataataatgcaAATCTTCAAGATCGCATTAACAATCCTTCATCAACGACACTTACAGCATTCTTTGATCTTTGCAAAAGAGACGATTTTGCAAAAACCCTTTTATATCACGAAGTACCCCAGTATTACGTATGGGAAAGAAATTCGTTTTCTAGAAGAAAACGTGGGCAAGATGTTGAAGGATATCCTGGTGTAAAAAAAGACACAACTTTAGGCCGTGTCTACAACATTCATCCAACTCAAactgaatgtttttatttaagaatgttACTGCAACATGTTCGCGGGCCAATGTCATTTGAACATCTGAGGACCGTGAATGGTGTTATTTGCCAAACTTATCAAGGCGCTTGCAAGGAATTAGGTTTACTGGAGGGAGATGAACATTGGCAAAATACAATGGCAGATGCTGTCATATCCGAGCCAGCCACAAAATTAAGAGAATTATTTACCATCATCCTTATATTTTGCCAACCATCTGACCCCTTAGGCTTATGGAATACATTTCGTAATGCTTTATGTGACGATGTATTGAATAGAATGCGTAATGAGAATCAAGATATGACATTAGCATATAATGATGATATATACAATGATGGACTAATCTTAATTGAAGATAAAATTCATGAGATTTGCGATAAATCACTAACCGATTTTGGGCTTCCTGTATCGAAAAGGATTAATTCACTTAATCATCTGGATCCGTTAGAAATAGCATTGCGAAAACcgtatgatttaaatgaattaaatgatTATATTACACAAAATGAACCAAAATTAGTTAATGACCAGGTAAGCGCCTATAATTGTGTTATACAGAGTGTTAGTTTTAGtgaaggaaaattattttttttggatgCTCCCGGTGGAACTGGCAAGACCTTTATTACCAATCTTATATTAGCAAAAGTTAGGTCTCAGGGTAAGCTAGCTTTGGCAGTTGCATCGTCAGGTATCGCTGCAACTTTATTAGCAGGTGGTCGTACAGCTCATTCTACTTTTAAACTGCCTCTTACTGTTTCTTTACAGAAAGATAGCGTGTGCTCTATTCGTAAAAATGGCCCTCTGGGAAAAGTTTTACAAGAGGTCAATTTAATAATCTGGGACGAATGTACCATGATCCATAGAGCACATGTAGTCAGGTATCGCTCTTTATTAGCAGGTGGTCGTACAGCTCATTCTACTTTTAAACTGCCTCTTACTGTTTCTTTACAGAAAGACTATTCGTAAAAATGGCCCTCTGGGAAAAGTTTTACAAGAGGTCAATTTAATAATCTGGGACGAATGTACCATGATCCATAGAGCACATGTAGAGGCTCTAGATAGAACTCTTAGAGACATAAGAAGTTGTAACAAAATCATGGGTGGGATTACAGTTATGTTTGCTGGGGACTTTCGGCAAACTTTACCTGTAATAGTAAGGGGAACTAGAGCAGACATTGTAAAGGCTTGCCTTAAAAGTTCCCCATTATGGAAATTTGTGAACATCTTAAAATTAACCACAAATATGAGAGCACATTTGGGAGGAGGTAGTACAACATTTTGTTCAAAGTTACTTTTAATAGGAGACGGGAAAGTGCctcattttgaaaataaaattgaaattgatcTAGATTTAGGAGAAAGAGTGAGTAATATTGAGGACTTAATATTGAAAGTTTACCCTGAAATTAgcgaaatagaaaataaagatcATCAATGGATGTGTCAAAGGGCAATATTGGCGGCGAGAAACAGTAGCGTGGATGAAATTAATGACCTAATTTTAAGTAAACTTCCAGGAGACATATCTACCTATACATCTATAGATAATGTAATGGATCAGGAAGATGCGGTCCATTACCCACAGGAGTTCCTTAATTCTTTGAACCCAAGCGGCCTTCCCCCACATTCCCTCAAGTTAAAAATAGGTGCCCCAATCATTTTACTTCGAAATCTTAAACCACCAAATTTATGTAACGGGACCCGACTTCAAATCAAATTTCTTCGCAATAACGTGATCGTTGCAATAGTTTTGACGGGTCCAGCAGTTGGTCAAACAGTGCTTATACCTCGCATCCCAATGATACCAAATGATTTaccttttagttttaaaagaaTTCAATTTCCCGTTAAACTGTCTTTCGCCGttacaattaataaatcacAGGGACAAACATTTAAACACGTAGGAATTGATTTACGTCAAGATTGCTTTACACACGGCCAACTATATGTCGCGTTGTCACGATCTGGTTGCGGAGAAAACCAATATGTTCTTTTGccacaagaaaataaaacgaaaaatattatttacgcaGAAGTACTTTAAACAAatctttttaaaacttaaaaactaaatgtcTGAAATAATAACTGCTAATAAAGTTGCAGCGATACCTGACGATGCAACTGCCAAAGCTAGCTTACCCTGAGACCTAACTTTTGCTAATATCTGCATAACACAATTATAGGCGCTTATCtggtcattaaataattttggttcattttgtgtaatataattatttaattcatttaaatcatacgGTTTTCGCAATGCTATTTCTAACGGATCCAGATGATTAAGTGAATTAATCCTTTTCGATACAGGAAGCCCAAAATCGGTTAGTGATTTATCGCAAATCTCATGAATTTTATCTTCAATTAAGATTAGTCCATCATTATATATATCATCATTATATGCTAATGTCATATCCTGATTCTCTAAAAACTAAATGtctgaaataataacataaaatgactataattttaaaagctGGGGAGGttgtttccaaaaataaatattatgcccAAAACAACTactccacgcggacgaagtcgcgggcacagctagtgtAATATAAATCCTATTGAGACTAGCGCAGCGGTACCGTGGCGGCGCTTGTGTGACCAGCCCTACAAGTGTAGTACATTGTACGTTGTCCCCAGGACGCGACCCGGTCGTGCCTGTGGTCGCGCGCGGAGTGCGGCGGCGGGCTGCGTCTGGCGGCGGCGCTGTGGTCGTGCGCGTGCGCCGGCTCCCGCGGCCAGCGCGCGCTGCACGCCGCGCGGCTCGCGCGCGACCACTACCCCGCCGCCACCTGGCCGCTCGCCGCGCTGGCGCAGCTGCAGCTCATCTGGGAGACGCCAGAGGTAcggcatttataatatttctaacTAATATCAACTGAACTACTATGTATTCCATTTTCTTTACTGAACCCCATAATTGCTTCATTGGAATAGTCCATACAAAAAACAAGTTTTTTGATCGCACCAGGGGGATCTCCTGATGATAAACAATCGTCACCGGTGGTGGATATCCGCAACATCAGAGTTACATGTGCGTATCTGGCCTTTTAGGATAAGAAAAGAATAGTGCCTTTAATCCGTCCTTCTCCAAAGTGTTATTTCACTTGTTAAATTGTGAAGTCACGATATCTCGCACTACTCTCACAcatgaatgaaataataaaaactgacCCCGTTATTACAGGAAGCACTAGCGACGGGCAAGGAGCTGCTAACACTAGTGAACAGCGCCGAGTCGGAGCTGGAGCCCGAGCACAACGGGTACGTGGAGCTGGACGCCATGTCCGACTCGCAGCACGACGACACGCAGAGCAATCGGGATGCTGGTACGTATTCTAAATGTTCATAGAGGATGTTGTGTACTAGCTTTTTCAGGCTTCTTCACGTTTCCGTAGTGATTTTAGGGAATCTGTTAATCTAGCTCTACATTTCTCAAAGGACCTACAAACAAgccttttaaattaaagttaacaATTTCTTACGAATTAATAATTTGCGTATGTTGTCACTAGTAATTTTACGGTGTCGATGACTTTACTTATCGTTGCGCAAGTACTCAAATTTTAGCGCAAGTTTTGCGCATCAATTATAGACTAGCTGTTAATAATCATCAAAGTTTTACGACATCGATAATAGCAGCGTTTTAcctgaaataaaacgcatattaaatacttacctcACTGGAAGCTTTATTATTGAGAGAGCATATCCGTTTCCGGCGATTTCTTATGATTTTAGTACTTTTTTTGACCTACCCAGTGGCGCCACCTGGTGTTTGCTTGTCATTTTAGTTACATAAAATGTCCGAGCTACTTTTTTGTTCATTGGCTCAATATAACCAGGCAGAAGTGAAGATAAAGCTTCCAGTgaggtaagtatttaatatgcgttttatttcaggTAAAACGCTGCTATTAAATCCTTGACCGTCACTGGAAGCTTTATTATTGAGACCTGTTTGTTATCGCCTGGTGACGCCACTGATGTGCTAACGCCAATGTGATCGGAAAAACTTTTTGGTATTTAAAACACaggttataattaaatatatttattattaaacatagaAAGGTACAtatgagtatttattatttgatgatCTAATAACAGAACAAAAGTACCTataacaaaaaattaataaataaagtttgtattgattattaattaattaactggATTAAACAATTCAGAAACATTTAGATTTGAATCACCACTTCTTATCACTTCTCTTCTGTAGAAATTCTGGAATGTTTTAGCAGATTGCCAGTTTCCTCGAGATAAGATTTCGTCCAGGGGATGATTTTCTAGCCAGCTTTTAGAGGCTACTGCAGAACGTGTACTTCCCGGAGTTGCTATGATTCCAGCTTCTTTGAAAAGGGTTTTAACCCAGCCTGCGATGACAGTACGTGAAGCAGGTTTTGGTGCACCTCTGActgtaataaacaaattaaatgattttgaagCTTTACGTCTTTCGTGTAATATTTGTACAGTTTTCTCTAACCAGAATATAGGATTTAGATTACTATTGTTGGGGTTTGTAAGAAGTTTCCAGCCAGACTGTCTGCGAGTACTACAATCTGTTTTTGAACCAAATTGAGGCCATAATGTAACACTGTCATCTGATTTAATATAATGGTCGGGATCAACTTGTAGCAGTGTTAAGTCATGGATGCGTCTGCCTGAACAGAGTAGTAAAATAATCGCAGTATGGCGTGAtatttgaaagatattattttcgtTTACAGTGTAATTGCTTAGATATTTGATTGGAATGCAATGTCTGTTCCTCTTGCGACCAATTGCCCGATACAGCCAGATTGTTCAGTTGAGCTCCCCACCCATGATTTGATGCATCTGTTGTCAGGAAGTGTACTGGCGGAGGATAATGTAGGGGTGTTGATGCCTGACAATTGCGAATCCACCATTCCAGTTCGTTTTGAACATTTTGTGTTAGTGGGTAGGATTTCGATGCATGGTCTGGTAGCGAGTTCATGAACATTAATAGTTGCCGGTGATTGAGTCGGCCCCGAGGGACAACGTAGCTGGCAAAGTTTAGGAGTCCTGTAATTTTCTGCAACTCTTTTACAGATATCATCCCTTGATCGAGAACTGAACTGACTTTTTTGATAAGCGAAAAAGTCTTTTCTTTTGGCAGGGATTTTAAGTTGTCCCAGGGATTCCACAATATCCCTAAATATGTTATAGTTTTTTGTGGATAAAGAACAGATTTCTCGAAATTTACTTGCCAACCAAGATCTTGTAATGTATCTAATGTTATTTGCACATGATCTCGGAGGACGTGAGCATTCTGATTTACTATTAAATAGTCGTCGAGATAGACTATGATTCGGATGTCCCAGCGTTCTCGTAATATTTGGGCAATCCAATTCGTTAGTATTGAGAACGTTTTGGGTGCAGTGCTTAAACCGAATGGAAGGCAAGTCATTTCTAGCAGTTCTTGGTTGTAGATGAGGCGAAGGAAGCGCCTGTGTGACTTTGAAATTTTTAAGTGGAAATATGCCTGCGATAGGTCTATTTTGCACATCCAGTCTTGAGGTTGCAAGAAGTCTGGGATgcgatacatatttattaaatggaaTGGTTGGGCCTTTACaaatttgtttaacattttcagATTGAATATGGGTCGAGATGACCCGTCGGGCTTTGGTGTCAAAAATAGAGGGGAGACGAAGCTCGGTGAGAGTTGAACAACTTTTAGAATACCCTGAGATTTCATTTTGTCTATTATTGCAGACATTTCTTTTGAAACAGGCGTTTGGAACGGCCCGTTTATTAGATTTGGGTATATCAGAGGCGGTTTTTTGATAAATGGTATGCGATACCcttgaattaattttagaacAATTTCTGGCGCCCCCATTTCCGTCCATTTCGAGCGGTAGTGCGCCAACTGACCCGCTCGAAAGCGAATCGAGTCATTGTTTGTAACGTTTTTGGTTCCCTCGAGAACTTTTTGAATGGCTTGAACGTCCTCGACTTCGGTTACTTCCTCGATCGGACCGCGAGCCACGGTTGTGAAATGAGCCTCTACTAGCATACTGGTCGGATTGAAAGGAAGGTAGACTCTGGCCTTTGTTTACATGATTGGTGCGAAAATATCCACCCCGCGAGGGTGTGTTATCATAGGTATGCATGTGTATTGGTATGCCTGGTTCATGACAACAAATACAATGCTGAGCTTCACGCGATGAAGCTATTGGTTTGTGTACGCCAAGCCCCCGCGAGGGGCGGCGATTACCTTGATTAGATCTGGTATGAGACTCAGATTTTGGAGGCCAAAAAGCTTTGCGTACACCGCCAGCCTTTTCCAATGCCGTTGCAAAGAGATCAGGACTAAACAAATGAGTTGATGTTGGGGGTATTCTGTTCAAAGATGCTTTAACTAATGGATGCCGAATTTGAGTGGTAATTGCGTCTCGACGCATTTCTATACTTTCAGCTCGATGGCCACAAACTAATTGTAACAGGTCTGaagaaattttatgtaaatcacCTTTTTGAAATAACTCTTCAACCTTCCCGCTTAAATTATCGTAATTAACTTGTGTACTTTTAGCCCACAAAAGGAGATTACGAATAGCTTCTTGTAAAGATTCTTTTTGTTTAAGGATACAAAAAGTAATTGCTGCGTAT contains:
- the LOC126912860 gene encoding uncharacterized protein LOC126912860, which encodes MPRKRSQLSRQTANAKRLRVSRSNETEDENILRLATQRAISEQNRANESIIERSQRLASQNVRTSTNRQRESSAERSQRLISQNSRTSTNRQRESSAERSQRLVSQNFRTSTNRQRESSAERSQRLSLQNSRNLMNRERESSAERSQRLVLQNSRTSANRQRESSAERSQRLSLQNSRNLMNRERESSTERSQRLVSQNSRTLANRERESSTERSHRLAEQSARSARNRTRRQYNLLNAAFAYDCTIDYTELHDIDIGRMDKICNLCQAKKWATEAPGLCCSGGKVNIPIIPEPTTVLKELISGSHPSSKHFLNHARQYNTLFQMTSFGAREIREGNFMPTFKVQGQVYHLIGNLLPAEGAQPEFLQIYFVSHADQVSLRSNLNPSLQVDLIDVLQRYLHDHNTYIKSFKYNLENRPPNDFKLIIHADVKPANEHRGRYNAPIVDEVAVLLIDEDKGHRDIVLTTRDGGLQRVSETHRSYDPLQYPLLFPFGNDGYCINIPQQNTAARSKTVSCMQFYAFRLMVRINVFNSIHYFKGLFNQYCVDMAAKMISERLDFIKRNQKKLRAEEYIHLRDAVVNDANINASNVGQHVILPSSFTGSPRYMNEKSQDAMTYVRKFGRPDLFITFTCNSEWPEIKIELLPDQHSYDRHDLVTRVFHLKLKKMIVLLTKKNIFGPSIAFVYSVEWQKRGLPHAHILLWLANKIQPDSIDAIISAEIPDIQQDPILHNIVIKNMIHGPCGFYNPASPCMKENICSKKYPRNFISATQTGDDGYPTYRRRSPDNGGNTALIRVKGTEVNVDNRWVVPYNPVLSRIFNAHINVEFCQSVKAIKYICKYIHKGSDQATFSLQSNNDEVEKYLNGRYLSSSEALWRIFQFPIHERFPAVVHLAVHLENGQRVYFYNNANLQDRINNPSSTTLTAFFDLCKRDDFAKTLLYHEVPQYYVWERNSFSRRKRGQDVEGYPGVKKDTTLGRVYNIHPTQTECFYLRMLLQHVRGPMSFEHLRTVNGVICQTYQGACKELGLLEGDEHWQNTMADAVISEPATKLRELFTIILIFCQPSDPLGLWNTFRNALCDDVLNRMRNENQDMTLAYNDDIYNDGLILIEDKIHEICDKSLTDFGLPVSKRINSLNHLDPLEIALRKPYDLNELNDYITQNEPKLVNDQVSAYNCVIQSVSFSEGKLFFLDAPGGTGKTFITNLILAKVRSQGKLALAVASSGIAATLLAGGRTAHSTFKLPLTVSLQKDSVCSIRKNGPLGKVLQEVNLIIWDECTMIHRAHVEALDRTLRDIRSCNKIMGGITVMFAGDFRQTLPVIVRGTRADIVKACLKSSPLWKFVNILKLTTNMRAHLGGGSTTFCSKLLLIGDGKVPHFENKIEIDLDLGERVSNIEDLILKVYPEISEIENKDHQWMCQRAILAARNSSVDEINDLILSKLPGDISTYTSIDNVMDQEDAVHYPQEFLNSLNPSGLPPHSLKLKIGAPIILLRNLKPPNLCNGTRLQIKFLRNNVIVAIVLTGPAVGQTVLIPRIPMIPNDLPFSFKRIQFPVKLSFAVTINKSQGQTFKHVGIDLRQDCFTHGQLYVALSRSGCGENQYVLLPQENKTKNIIYAEVL
- the LOC126912861 gene encoding uncharacterized protein LOC126912861, translated to MDDQVDVSAAEPQVVAGPSGRTRKRNVSSSSSSTTSSSSSSSSSPKRTKRSRRSRRKKNKRARQSNSTLGKLIKEVQELREQVFVNNTHNACHDGLSVCSGVSGELYDQHFEEQTECPNVDDKNSQLDFTFDIETKLKEPSVPKTPENLLKMLLDVQRLGSSAWSEVRYSDTQKLYNHSPGFIDLDTNEEIKMYDTLRHLAHADKSYAAITFCILKQKESLQEAIRNLLLWAKSTQVNYDNLSGKVEELFQKGDLHKISSDLLQLVCGHRAESIEMRRDAITTQIRHPLVKASLNRIPPTSTHLFSPDLFATALEKAGGVRKAFWPPKSESHTRSNQGNRRPSRGLGVHKPIASSREAQHCICCHEPGIPIHMHTYDNTPSRGGYFRTNHVNKGQSLPSFQSDQYASRGSFHNRGSRSDRGSNRSRGRSSHSKSSRGNQKRYKQ